A single region of the Chionomys nivalis chromosome 23, mChiNiv1.1, whole genome shotgun sequence genome encodes:
- the Lrrc32 gene encoding transforming growth factor beta activator LRRC32 codes for MSHQILLLPAMLTLGLAISQHRDQLPCRTVNKEALCQGLGLLQVPSVLSLDIRALSLSGNRLQSILVSPLGFYTALRHLDLSVNEISFLQPGVFQALPHLEHLNLAHNRLAMSAALNSGSLGRLPLLVSLDLSGNSLYDSLVERLLGEAPSLRTLSLAENSLTRLARHTFQGMPALEQLDLHSNILMDIEDGAFKAVPHLTHLNLSRNSLTCISDFSLQQLQVLDLSCNSIEAFQTAPEPQAQFQLAWLDLRENKLLHFPDLASFPRLSYLNVSNNLIRLPAGLPQDSEDLHAPSEGWSASLLSNNASTKPLSQLLNLDLSYNEIDLVPAGFLEHLISLRFLNLSRNCLQSFEARRVGSLPCLVLLDLSHNVLEALELGTKVLGSLKTLLLQDNALHELPPYTFASLASLQRLNLGGNQVSPCGGRAEPGPPGCVDFSGIPTLRVLNMAGNSMETLRAGSFLHTPLTELDLSDNPGLDVATGALVGLEASLEVLELQGNGLNVLKVDLPCFRHLKLLNLSENRLSHLPAWTQAVSLEVLDLRNNSFSLLPGNAMGGLETSLRRLYLQGNPLSCCGNGWLAAQLHQGRVDVDATRDLTCRFDSREEVPLSRVSPKDCGKGGFKNINLIIILTFTLASAIVLTTLATCCFLRRQKFSQQYKA; via the exons ATGAGCCACCAGATCCTGCTACTCCCGGCCATGCTGACTCTGGGCCTGGCTATCTCTCAGCACCGAGACCAATTGCCCTGCAGGACG GTGAACAAAGAGGCCTTGTGCCAGGGCCTTGGCCTCCTTCAGGTCCCCTCTGTGCTCTCATTGGACATCCGAGCTCTCTCCTTGTCTGGCAACAGGCTACAGAGCATCCTGGTCTCCCCCTTGGGCTTCTACACGGCACTTCGTCACCTGGACTTAAGCGTCAACGAGATCAGCTTCCTCCAGCCGGGAGTCTTCCAGGCCCTGCCCCACCTAGAACACCTCAACCTAGCCCACAACCGGCTTGCCATGAGCGCGGCACTGAATAGCGGCAGTCTGGGCCGCTTGCCCCTTCTGGTCTCCCTGGACCTCTCTGGGAACAGTCTGTATGACAGTCTGGTGGAGCGGCTGTTGGGTGAGGCTCCGAGCCTGCGCACTCTCTCACTGGCAGAGAACAGCCTCACTCGCCTGGCACGCCACACCTTCCAGGGCATGCCAGCCCTGGAGCAGCTGGACCTCCACAGCAACATACTGATGGACATCGAGGATGGCGCCTTCAAGGCCGTGCCCCACTTAACCCACCTCAATCTCTCCAGGAATTCCCTCACCTGCATCTCAGACTTCAGCCTCCAACAGCTACAAGTACTTGACCTGAGCTGCAACAGTATCGAGGCATTTCAGACGGCCCCGGAACCCCAGGCCCAGTTCCAGCTGGCCTGGCTCGACCTTCGGGAGAACAAGCTGCTCCACTTCCCTGACCTGGCCTCATTCCCAAGACTTAGCTACCTAAATGTATCCAACAACCTCATCCGACTCCCTGCGGGGTTGCCCCAGGACAGTGAGGACCTCCATGCACCCTCTGAGGGCTGGTCGGCCTCTCTACTGTCCAACAATGCCAGCACCAAACCCCTCTCCCAGCTCCTGAACCTAGATCTGAGTTACAATGAGATCGATCTGGTTCCTGCCGGCTTTCTTGAACATCTGATCTCCCTGCGCTTCCTCAACCTCAGCAGAAACTGCCTGCAATCCTTTGAGGCCCGGCGTGTgggctccctgccctgcctggtgcTTTTGGACTTGAGCCACAATGTGCTGGAAGCATTGGAACTGGGCACCAAAGTCCTGGGGTCCCTGAAGACATTGCTCCTGCAGGACAATGCCCTGCACGAACTGCCACCCTATACCTTTGCCAGCCTGGCCAGCCTGCAGAGACTCAACCTAGGGGGAAATCAGGTCAGTCCCTGTGGGGGCCGAGCAGAGCCAGGTCCCCCAGGCTGTGTGGATTTCTCTGGGATCCCCACCCTTCGTGTTCTGAACATGGCAGGGAACTCAATGGAGACGCTCAGGGCTGGCAGCTTCCTCCACACCCCACTTACTGAGCTGGACCTCTCTGACAACCCTGGCCTGGATGTGGCCACCGGAGCCTTGGTGGGCCTAGAGGCATCCTTGGAGGTACTGGAACTTCAGGGCAATGGGCTGAATGTCTTGAAGGTGGATCTGCCATGTTTCCGCCACCTCAAGCTCCTTAACCTTTCCGAGAACCGCCTCAGTCACCTGCCTGCCTGGACACAGGCTGTGTCCCTGGAGGTGCTGGATCTGCGGAACAACAGCTTCAGCCTCTTGCCGGGCAACGCCATGGGTGGCCTGGAGACTAGCCTCCGGCGCCTGTACCTGCAGGGAAATCCGCTCAGCTGCTGCGGCAATGGCTGGCTTGCAGCTCAGCTACACCAGGGACGGGTGGATGTGGACGCTACTCGGGACCTCACCTGCCGCTTTGACTCCCGGGAGGAGGTGCCCCTGAGCCGTGTAAGTCCCAAGGATTGTGGGAAGGGTGGGTTCAAGAACATCAACCTCATCATCATCCTCACCTTCACACTGGCCTCTGCCATCGTCCTCACCACGCTGGCCACCTGCTGCTTCCTCCGCAGGCAGAAGTTCAGTCAACAATACAAAGCCTGA